A section of the Deltaproteobacteria bacterium genome encodes:
- the glgP gene encoding alpha-glucan family phosphorylase: MKIAYLTMEIGLNENIPTYSGGLGILAGDHIKSAADLGVPLVAVTLLYKRGYFVQNISPMGWQEELYPYFDPRAFMEPLPLKVKVPINGRQVKVGVWKYSYHGLKGKVPIYFLDADLEDNTPDDRLITQYLYGGDQHTRICQEAILGIGGYQALKRLEDNITTYHINEGHSAFVTLSLYHDCRGELERVKEMCVFTTHTPVPAGHDVFAYDLAEDVLGTFLPKEIRELAGKEGLNMTRLALNLSRACNGVSELHGQVTRQMFPGYDIGHITNGVHHLTWTGPEYASLYDQFLPHWRSYPEVLGSAFQIPDELLVEAKLSAKSRLIRYVNATTNAGFSEEFLTVGFARRAASYKRATLFFTDMERLFNLTRNRVQFIFAGKAHPQDEAGKKLIQDIVRTTQRYEGRLRLVYLMNYNMWQAAFLTQGVDLWLNNPRRPREASGTSGMKVTFNGGINMSVLDGWWREACRNRVNGWAIGDDEETSDEETAADFYAVLEEAVTTYYANRRQWVRMMKASISDCASRFNTQRMVQEYLDKYYR, translated from the coding sequence ATGAAAATTGCTTATTTGACCATGGAGATCGGCTTGAATGAAAACATCCCTACCTACAGCGGCGGTCTCGGTATTCTCGCGGGCGACCACATAAAATCTGCAGCAGACCTGGGGGTGCCACTGGTGGCCGTGACGCTTCTCTACAAGCGCGGCTATTTTGTTCAGAATATCAGTCCCATGGGTTGGCAGGAGGAATTGTATCCGTATTTTGATCCTCGGGCCTTTATGGAGCCCCTTCCGCTGAAAGTCAAGGTTCCCATAAACGGCAGACAGGTGAAGGTGGGAGTCTGGAAATATAGCTATCACGGCCTCAAAGGCAAGGTTCCCATATATTTTCTGGATGCAGACCTCGAAGACAACACTCCTGACGATAGACTTATCACCCAGTATCTCTATGGCGGCGACCAGCACACCCGCATCTGTCAGGAGGCGATCCTCGGTATCGGCGGCTACCAGGCGCTGAAGCGGCTGGAAGACAACATCACCACCTACCATATCAATGAAGGCCACTCGGCTTTTGTAACCCTTTCCCTCTACCACGACTGCAGGGGAGAGCTGGAGCGGGTTAAAGAAATGTGTGTCTTTACTACGCACACGCCAGTACCTGCAGGTCACGATGTCTTTGCCTATGATCTGGCAGAGGATGTTCTCGGAACGTTCCTGCCGAAGGAAATTCGTGAGCTAGCTGGCAAAGAGGGCCTCAACATGACCAGACTGGCTCTCAACTTGAGCCGCGCCTGTAATGGAGTGAGCGAGCTTCATGGGCAGGTCACCCGCCAGATGTTTCCAGGCTACGACATAGGCCACATAACCAACGGAGTGCACCACCTCACCTGGACCGGCCCTGAATATGCCTCTCTGTACGACCAATTTCTCCCTCACTGGAGGAGTTATCCGGAGGTACTTGGCAGTGCCTTTCAGATACCAGATGAACTGCTTGTGGAGGCGAAATTGTCTGCCAAGAGCCGCCTCATTCGCTACGTCAATGCAACCACCAATGCTGGCTTTTCTGAAGAATTCCTTACGGTAGGATTTGCGCGGCGGGCAGCCAGCTACAAAAGAGCAACTCTCTTTTTTACCGACATGGAAAGGCTGTTCAATCTCACCAGGAACCGGGTGCAGTTCATCTTTGCCGGCAAAGCGCACCCGCAAGATGAAGCCGGCAAGAAGCTCATTCAGGACATCGTTCGTACAACCCAACGCTACGAGGGTAGACTCCGCCTGGTGTATCTGATGAACTACAACATGTGGCAGGCGGCCTTTCTGACCCAAGGAGTGGATCTCTGGCTGAACAATCCGCGTCGGCCCAGAGAGGCCTCAGGCACCAGCGGCATGAAAGTGACTTTCAATGGCGGTATAAACATGAGTGTACTGGACGGCTGGTGGAGGGAGGCCTGCAGAAACCGGGTCAATGGCTGGGCCATTGGCGACGATGAGGAAACCTCGGACGAGGAGACAGCAGCAGATTTCTATGCAGTCCTGGAAGAGGCAGTGACAACCTACTATGCCAATCGGCGCCAGTGGGTTCGCATGATGAAGGCCTCCATTTCTGACTGCGCCTCTCGCTTCAATACCCAGAGGATGGTGCAGGAGTACCTGGACAAATACTACCGTTGA
- a CDS encoding MBL fold metallo-hydrolase, whose translation MAQYDFEACVIGSGTGIPSARRRSPALLVRWANQLHLFDCGAGTSRAMAEANLDVHQVDWLWLTHFHPDHTGDLGPLLFAARSPLYGRRKTLHIGGAVGLRSFYRKLKDLYGRWVQLAPGLLQFYEIEPSTPATLNLGPGKITFFAMNHTEASIGYRLETANGKILCYSGDTDYCANAVQLASNADLFFCECSFPEHHRVEGHLTPRLAGRIAREANCKRLVLLHCYPICDETDIAGSCRLEYEGPVTVAEDLTWFLL comes from the coding sequence ATGGCCCAATATGACTTCGAAGCCTGTGTGATCGGCTCGGGAACCGGCATACCCTCGGCAAGGCGGAGATCCCCGGCCCTGCTGGTGCGCTGGGCCAACCAGCTGCATCTCTTCGACTGCGGCGCTGGAACCAGCAGAGCTATGGCTGAAGCCAATCTCGATGTCCACCAGGTAGATTGGCTGTGGCTCACTCATTTCCATCCGGATCACACTGGGGACCTGGGTCCGCTGCTCTTTGCTGCCAGATCCCCTCTCTACGGCAGGCGGAAGACCCTCCATATTGGAGGTGCAGTCGGCCTGCGAAGTTTCTACAGAAAACTCAAGGACCTGTACGGCCGCTGGGTGCAATTGGCTCCAGGCCTCTTGCAGTTCTACGAGATTGAGCCGAGCACGCCAGCCACCCTCAATCTGGGGCCAGGCAAAATTACCTTTTTTGCCATGAATCACACCGAGGCAAGCATAGGCTATCGCCTGGAAACAGCCAACGGCAAGATATTATGCTACTCAGGTGACACCGACTACTGTGCCAATGCAGTTCAGCTGGCCAGCAATGCTGACCTCTTTTTCTGTGAGTGCTCTTTCCCGGAGCACCACAGGGTGGAGGGGCATCTCACTCCAAGGCTGGCAGGACGAATCGCCCGCGAGGCAAACTGCAAGAGGCTCGTCCTGCTCCATTGCTATCCCATCTGTGATGAGACAGACATTGCTGGCAGTTGCCGCCTGGAATATGAGGGGCCGGTAACCGTGGCTGAAGACCTCACGTGGTTTCTGCTTTGA
- a CDS encoding thioredoxin family protein — protein MKVKKSEHPLSDALAAFMRELAAATHNCKPLYLTSSGRQPPSIELKANLHFFVIPVGAELEPFLQTLVMVASGEYPLSKKSARDLQNFMRPTQIEALISSQCPHCPQVVKVVGRLAVASNYFLVRVIDVQLFPELVGRYNIRSLPTVIIDGEEQLLGTVSEDVLLDRVLGSSPSIWSAGTFKYALKQGDADKLARVLLAEGEIPPDALQLLGDPEWPVRLGMMVVLEEIAARDIELGRRAVPYLLELVSHRDSNLRGDAAYLLGLIGDRSVSAKLAEVALDENEEVAAAAREALKRISLRGEKEASC, from the coding sequence GTGAAAGTAAAGAAAAGTGAACATCCACTTTCAGATGCGCTTGCTGCTTTCATGAGGGAACTTGCTGCGGCAACCCATAACTGCAAGCCCTTGTACCTAACGAGCAGTGGCCGCCAACCACCAAGCATTGAACTCAAGGCTAATCTTCATTTTTTTGTCATCCCTGTAGGTGCTGAGCTTGAGCCATTCCTCCAGACCCTGGTAATGGTTGCCTCTGGCGAGTATCCACTTTCAAAGAAAAGCGCCAGAGATCTGCAAAATTTTATGCGTCCAACACAGATCGAAGCTCTGATCAGTAGTCAGTGTCCACACTGTCCGCAAGTGGTCAAAGTTGTTGGTCGTCTGGCTGTGGCAAGCAACTATTTTCTGGTACGGGTTATCGACGTTCAGCTTTTCCCCGAACTTGTTGGCCGGTACAATATTCGTTCTTTGCCCACTGTGATAATCGATGGCGAGGAACAACTACTGGGGACAGTGTCCGAAGATGTACTCCTGGACAGAGTGCTCGGTTCTTCTCCCTCTATCTGGAGCGCTGGGACTTTCAAATATGCCCTGAAACAGGGCGATGCCGACAAGCTTGCCCGAGTCCTGCTCGCTGAGGGAGAAATTCCACCAGATGCCCTGCAATTACTTGGTGATCCCGAGTGGCCTGTGCGGCTTGGCATGATGGTGGTACTGGAAGAAATTGCCGCACGCGACATTGAACTTGGCCGCAGAGCAGTGCCATATCTTCTGGAACTTGTCAGCCATCGCGATTCGAATCTCAGAGGTGACGCGGCCTATCTTCTGGGCTTGATCGGTGACCGGAGCGTGTCGGCGAAGCTTGCAGAAGTAGCGCTCGATGAGAATGAAGAGGTAGCTGCTGCGGCGCGAGAGGCATTGAAGCGCATCAGCCTGAGGGGGGAGAAAGAGGCTTCTTGTTAG
- a CDS encoding FHA domain-containing protein, translating to MADCELLVLSGVEKGRVFPLQEARVVIGRDPSCHITLDDKEISRLHARIVLHKDSFLLEDLDSRNGTFVNKEKITTQVLRVGDLLVLGQTELTLRRAAPPQQRKTTSPAAVLSTCQPTPAISLYEQNSPLQQDKHLTSMMSITTTLSAADFNQTIAQSHASLRAMYRVIRLASSTVDLDQLLANILDEVFATIRPERAHILLFEPDSEQLEIKASRWQNKRGLERKVSISKHIIDHVLSKRESVLIADAMSDAQFGLAKSVVLHKIRSAMCSPLRGRDRIVGIIHVDTSTSVAEFSQEQLQLLDAIGNAAGIAVENVLLYREKLQNERLAAVGQAISGLSHYIKNILASMEVSASVMERGLDAEDLETIARVWQILRRSNQRISNLVLDMLTYSKERKVEPQPCLVNEICGEIVELCEDRFQAKNAELVVNLDPDVRQIQADPQGLHRCLLNLLSNAMDAIDESGGRVTLSTKRHADKAIEISVADNGHGMSEETKRRIFDVFFSTKGNKGTGLGLAVTKKVVDEHGGRLEVESSPGQGSRFTIWLPVAPNKKPLSPPSG from the coding sequence ATGGCAGACTGTGAGTTGCTAGTTCTTTCTGGAGTCGAAAAGGGGAGAGTTTTTCCACTTCAGGAGGCCAGAGTTGTCATTGGCCGCGACCCTTCCTGTCACATTACTCTTGACGACAAAGAAATCTCCAGGCTGCATGCCCGAATAGTATTGCACAAAGATTCTTTTCTTCTCGAAGACCTTGACAGTCGTAATGGCACATTTGTGAACAAAGAGAAAATCACGACCCAGGTTCTCCGAGTGGGTGACCTGCTGGTGCTGGGGCAAACCGAACTCACTCTTCGTCGGGCAGCGCCACCGCAACAAAGGAAAACTACTTCCCCGGCGGCCGTTCTCTCCACATGCCAGCCAACCCCTGCCATATCTCTTTATGAACAGAACTCACCCCTGCAACAGGACAAGCATCTCACCTCCATGATGAGCATAACCACAACGTTGAGTGCGGCAGACTTCAACCAGACCATCGCTCAGAGCCATGCAAGCCTGCGAGCCATGTATCGGGTCATTCGCCTGGCGAGTTCCACTGTTGATCTAGACCAGCTTCTCGCCAACATTCTCGATGAGGTCTTTGCCACTATTCGACCCGAGCGGGCCCATATTCTCCTGTTCGAGCCTGACAGTGAGCAGCTGGAGATAAAGGCTTCCCGCTGGCAAAACAAGCGCGGCCTGGAGCGCAAGGTGAGCATCAGCAAGCATATCATCGATCATGTGCTCAGCAAGAGGGAGTCGGTTCTGATTGCAGATGCCATGTCCGATGCCCAGTTCGGCCTGGCCAAAAGCGTGGTGCTTCATAAGATTCGCTCGGCCATGTGTTCCCCCCTGCGCGGCCGCGACAGAATAGTCGGCATCATTCATGTGGATACCAGCACCAGCGTGGCAGAGTTCAGTCAGGAGCAATTGCAGCTGCTCGATGCCATAGGCAATGCCGCTGGTATTGCCGTAGAAAATGTTCTGCTCTACAGAGAGAAACTTCAGAACGAACGGCTGGCTGCCGTGGGGCAGGCCATTTCAGGGCTGTCGCATTACATCAAGAACATCCTTGCCTCCATGGAAGTTTCAGCCTCGGTCATGGAAAGGGGGCTGGACGCCGAAGATCTGGAGACTATAGCGAGAGTCTGGCAGATCTTGCGCCGCAGCAACCAGCGCATCAGCAATCTGGTCCTCGACATGCTCACCTACTCGAAGGAGAGAAAGGTTGAGCCGCAACCTTGCCTGGTCAACGAGATCTGTGGCGAAATAGTTGAACTGTGTGAGGATCGTTTTCAGGCCAAGAACGCGGAACTCGTTGTCAATCTGGACCCAGACGTTCGACAGATCCAGGCTGATCCACAGGGACTGCACCGCTGTCTGCTCAATCTGCTCAGCAATGCCATGGACGCCATTGATGAAAGTGGTGGACGGGTGACTCTGAGCACAAAAAGACATGCTGACAAGGCAATAGAGATCTCAGTTGCGGACAACGGCCACGGCATGTCAGAGGAGACAAAAAGGCGCATTTTTGACGTCTTCTTCAGCACCAAGGGAAACAAGGGAACAGGTCTGGGTCTGGCTGTAACCAAGAAGGTGGTGGACGAACACGGCGGCCGCCTGGAAGTTGAATCGAGTCCGGGCCAAGGAAGCCGCTTCACTATCTGGCTACCAGTGGCTCCTAACAAGAAGCCTCTTTCTCCCCCCTCAGGCTGA
- a CDS encoding nitroreductase family protein: MELLALIKARRSIRRFQSKEIPQDDLQHILEAVQWAPSWANTQCWEIIVVQKPELKQQLRETLGKGNPAAKGMVEAPLVLVLCARLKTSGYYKGEVTTKFGDWFMYDLGIATQNLCLMAHSVGLGTVVVGLFDHDKAASLLDVPAGYEVVTMIPLGYPAAESKAPKRREISDFVHHERF, encoded by the coding sequence ATGGAGCTTCTTGCACTGATCAAAGCACGAAGGAGTATACGGCGTTTTCAAAGTAAAGAGATTCCGCAGGATGATCTACAGCACATATTGGAAGCCGTGCAGTGGGCGCCATCCTGGGCCAATACCCAGTGCTGGGAAATCATTGTGGTACAAAAACCTGAACTCAAACAGCAGCTCAGAGAAACCCTCGGCAAAGGAAATCCAGCTGCCAAAGGTATGGTGGAGGCGCCGCTGGTGCTCGTCCTGTGTGCCAGGTTGAAAACATCCGGCTACTACAAGGGGGAGGTAACCACCAAGTTCGGCGACTGGTTCATGTACGACCTCGGCATCGCCACCCAGAATCTCTGCCTTATGGCTCACAGTGTTGGCCTGGGTACGGTAGTAGTGGGCCTCTTCGACCACGACAAGGCTGCAAGTCTGCTGGATGTGCCTGCAGGATACGAGGTGGTAACCATGATTCCCCTGGGTTATCCTGCTGCGGAATCCAAAGCGCCCAAGCGTCGCGAGATCAGCGACTTTGTGCACCACGAGAGGTTCTGA
- a CDS encoding MBL fold metallo-hydrolase has product MIIEQVQVGNFAVFAYIVGCEKSGEGIVVDPADEVQRLLEIAKDRGIKKIKYIVNTHCHADHTGGNRLMKELTGARIVIHSADAQRLANPSPFILQMFRCEASPPPDRTVEEGETIEFGEQQLSVLHTPGHTPGGMCLLTDGRVFTGDTLFVGGIGRTDLPGGSMELLINSIKEKLMTLPEETVVLPGHNYGPAPTSTIGEERRYNPFVR; this is encoded by the coding sequence ATGATCATTGAACAGGTACAGGTGGGAAATTTTGCAGTTTTTGCCTATATTGTGGGCTGCGAAAAGAGTGGCGAGGGAATTGTTGTCGATCCAGCTGACGAGGTGCAACGCCTTCTGGAGATAGCAAAAGACAGAGGAATCAAAAAGATAAAATACATTGTCAATACTCACTGCCACGCCGACCATACCGGCGGCAACCGGTTGATGAAAGAGCTCACTGGGGCTCGCATAGTCATCCACTCGGCAGATGCGCAACGGTTGGCCAATCCGTCACCCTTCATACTCCAGATGTTTCGCTGCGAGGCTTCGCCGCCTCCTGACAGGACCGTGGAAGAAGGAGAAACTATTGAGTTCGGCGAGCAACAACTCTCGGTGCTGCACACCCCGGGGCACACCCCCGGCGGCATGTGTCTCCTGACAGACGGCCGGGTTTTTACCGGTGATACTCTGTTTGTGGGAGGCATCGGCCGCACTGATCTGCCCGGCGGCTCAATGGAGCTGCTCATCAACTCTATCAAGGAGAAGCTCATGACCTTGCCAGAGGAGACCGTGGTGCTGCCCGGCCACAATTATGGCCCTGCGCCCACCTCTACCATAGGCGAGGAGAGGAGATATAACCCCTTTGTCAGGTAG
- a CDS encoding hydrogenase expression protein: MTSQTLPAGKLRAETLDELLQHTSSDPNILLGPAIGEDAAVVDFHGRYLVVSTDPITFATDQCGWYAVWVNANDIAACGGTPRYFSASVVLPHGPTSLDDIKKLFMEIEQACQQLGILWIGGHTEISPTVTTPLVAGQMIGEVAPEELCRSADAQPGDALVLVKTAAIEATAIIAREKARQVTAAFGRETTERCQRFLFEPGISIVAQAAMARGFAVHAMHDPTEGGVITAIREICLASRCGVVVDEKAIQILPETAALCRHFNIDPLGAISSGALLLTLAEENAARLLSHYQKHTVPAAVIGTMVPRENGMTLRKQDGKITPLPLFDVDEIVKLFA, from the coding sequence ATGACCTCTCAGACCCTTCCCGCAGGAAAACTCAGAGCAGAGACCTTGGACGAGCTGTTGCAACATACCTCTTCTGATCCTAACATCCTGCTGGGCCCGGCAATTGGAGAAGACGCGGCCGTGGTCGACTTCCATGGCCGCTATCTGGTGGTCAGTACGGATCCCATCACCTTTGCCACGGACCAGTGTGGCTGGTATGCGGTCTGGGTAAACGCCAATGATATAGCAGCATGCGGGGGGACGCCTCGTTACTTTTCTGCCTCTGTTGTCCTGCCGCATGGCCCCACGAGCCTGGACGATATAAAAAAGCTCTTTATGGAAATTGAACAGGCCTGCCAGCAGCTGGGCATCTTGTGGATTGGCGGTCATACTGAAATAAGTCCCACGGTGACCACTCCCCTGGTGGCCGGTCAGATGATTGGCGAGGTGGCCCCAGAAGAGTTGTGCCGCTCCGCGGATGCTCAGCCCGGAGATGCCCTCGTCCTGGTCAAGACAGCAGCCATAGAAGCAACAGCTATTATTGCCAGGGAAAAGGCCAGGCAAGTAACAGCTGCCTTTGGCAGAGAAACCACAGAAAGGTGCCAGAGATTTCTCTTCGAGCCCGGCATCAGCATTGTGGCCCAGGCAGCCATGGCCCGCGGCTTTGCCGTCCATGCAATGCACGATCCCACAGAAGGAGGGGTCATTACGGCAATTCGAGAGATTTGCCTGGCCTCCCGCTGTGGCGTGGTGGTGGACGAGAAGGCGATCCAGATACTGCCGGAGACGGCTGCCCTCTGCAGGCATTTCAACATAGACCCTCTGGGCGCCATATCTTCCGGCGCACTCCTGCTTACTCTTGCAGAGGAGAATGCTGCGCGCCTCCTCAGTCACTACCAGAAGCACACCGTTCCTGCAGCAGTGATCGGCACGATGGTGCCCAGAGAAAATGGCATGACCTTGCGAAAACAAGACGGCAAAATCACACCCCTGCCTTTGTTCGACGTGGATGAAATTGTCAAACTCTTTGCCTGA
- a CDS encoding PilZ domain-containing protein yields MDDRKAIQLPVFYNKGGKKIKALGSRFSEKGCFVVTKVPHISGTTFSLKITNPRTKQDICLDSSVVMRTRNKYDNSWGMVLRFMNVGSSHKDKIQEVLAENSTSGNSNRQAGYLKTHVGQAILKYFSYKKNTL; encoded by the coding sequence ATGGATGATAGAAAAGCAATACAGCTGCCGGTCTTCTACAACAAAGGGGGAAAGAAGATAAAAGCCCTCGGCAGCCGCTTTTCAGAGAAAGGTTGCTTTGTGGTCACCAAAGTTCCCCACATCTCGGGCACCACGTTTTCCCTGAAAATCACCAATCCTCGGACAAAACAGGATATATGCCTGGACAGTTCAGTGGTCATGCGCACTCGAAACAAATATGACAACAGTTGGGGCATGGTCCTGCGTTTCATGAACGTGGGCAGCAGCCACAAAGACAAGATCCAGGAGGTATTGGCTGAAAACAGCACCTCAGGCAACTCAAACCGGCAGGCAGGCTACCTGAAGACCCATGTGGGTCAGGCAATTCTCAAATATTTCAGCTATAAGAAAAATACCCTGTAG